The Cervus elaphus chromosome 12, mCerEla1.1, whole genome shotgun sequence genome includes a region encoding these proteins:
- the ZBED3 gene encoding zinc finger BED domain-containing protein 3 produces MRSEEPAVTMEETGGPDAAAGRLGAPYSEAWGYFHLAPARPGHAAGPWATCRLCGEQVGRGPGWHASTPALWKHLRSAHRRELAESAARRSPPAAPGPVAAAEGDWARLLEQMGALAVRGSLRERELARREAAVEQGERALERRRRALQEEERAAAQARRELQAEREALQARQREVSRREGALAPAPPLKDEPEGDPRDGCVITKVLL; encoded by the coding sequence ATGAGGAGCGAAGAGCCGGCCGTGACCATGGAAGAGACCGGCGGGCCGGACGCGGCTGCGGGCCGCCTTGGGGCGCCGTACTCCGAGGCCTGGGGGTACTTCCACCTGGCTCCCGCGCGCCCCGGCCACGCGGCGGGCCCCTGGGCCACCTGTCGGCTGTGCGGGGAGCAAGTGGGCCGCGGCCCGGGTTGGCACGCGAGCACCCCGGCGCTGTGGAAGCACCTGAGGAGCGCGCACCGGCGGGAGCTGGCGGAGAGCGCCGCCCGCCGCTCGCCACCCGCCGCGCCTGGCCCCGTCGCGGCCGCCGAAGGCGACTGGGCGCGCCTGCTCGAGCAGATGGGCGCGCTGGCCGTGCGGGGCAGCCTGCGCGAGCGGGAGCTGGCGCGGCGCGAGGCGGCCGTGGAGCAGGGCGAGCGCGCGCTGGAACGCAGGCGGCGGGCGCTGCAGGAGGAGGAGCGCGCGGCGGCCCAGGCGCGCCGGGAGCTGCAGGCCGAGAGGGAGGCGCTGCAGGCGCGGCAGCGGGAAGTGAGCCGGCGCGAGGGCGCCTTGGCCCCGGCCCCCCCGCTCAAAGACGAGCCCGAGGGGGACCCTAGGGACGGCTGCGTCATCACGAAGGTCCTCCTGTAG